Proteins encoded by one window of Danaus plexippus chromosome Z, MEX_DaPlex, whole genome shotgun sequence:
- the LOC116777104 gene encoding GPI transamidase component PIG-S isoform X1 has product MPKLDKKSAEEANRMWASASFVGVLIIIGLPLWWKTTEVYRVALPYDEINAFDTDSHFITTELVVLANDEKTAAKMAEDIAKAFEQSDIIKLKIRHQKLSDSLRQTLDMVADEQEALEEVAAAVDVTRHNTFHVVQRRHLFQNVWIGGERVAFFRDLKASETLIRALSSWVLQPLLLEGARSLTADDARRVRLPSEQHLDLLMTVVHPRPQNMKVVFDAPAVLEDYVGSFVDELSYLHNVTLKSQWLHLTEFDFQAKQVLSPSGPQWWVSVDRLPLLLTQLDGRGLGTIRLAAYILPCDVTPLVLHDRGSRVEAAVPAFMSPKWGGVVLLNPSCEECSKGQYVVPVNMLMGTFISQLRKLLGITDKVNIPEAYLLPLDSVSPRLWELDSLLRLRTLEQVTSAQRSLKSLAKLLGEIPNIVITDKVGSYIQSAVQHAHEARVYCERGSLVEAHEHARSANAAAETAFTEPSLLALLYFPDDQKYAIYIPLFLPIMFPVILSLKNLILWFKGKPVVKEKTD; this is encoded by the exons agGCTAATCGTATGTGGGCCAGCGCGTCGTTTGTTGGTGTCCTGATCATTATAGGCTTGCCATTATGGTGGAAGACCACTGAAGTGTACAG GGTGGCTCTTCCCTACGATGAGATTAACGCTTTCGATACTGATTCCCACTTCATCACAACCGAGCTGGTGGTGCTGGCCAACGATGAGAAGACCGCTGCTAAGATGGCCGAGGATATTGCGAAGGCTTTCGAGCAGTCAG atataataaaactaaagatCAGGCACCAGAAGTTATCGGACAGTCTTCGTCAGACCCTGGACATGGTTGCGGATGAACAGGAGGCTCTGGAGGAGGTCGCAGCGGCGGTTGACGTCACGAGACACAATACCTTCCACGTGGTACAAAGAAGACACCTATTCCAGAATGTGTGGATTGGAGGAGAAAGGGTGGCATTCTTCAGAGACTTAAAAG CATCGGAAACATTAATCCGGGCGCTGTCATCGTGGGTGCTGCAACCGTTATTGCTGGAGGGCGCTCGTTCGTTAACTGCCGATGACGCACGACGCGTGCGGCTCCCTAGCGAGCAACACCTGGACCTGCTGATGACCGTGGTGCACCCGCGACCTCAAAACATGAAGGTTGTGTTCGACGCGCCAGCTGTACTAGAAG ATTACGTCGGTTCATTTGTTGACGAGTTGTCATATTTACACAATGTCACCCTCAAGTCACAATGGCTGCACCTCACGGAGTTCGACTTCCAGGCGAAACag GTGTTGAGTCCTTCGGGTCCTCAGTGGTGGGTCAGCGTGGACCGGCTGCCGCTGCTCCTTACCCAGCTGGACGGACGAGGGCTAGGAACTATTCGTCTTGCGGCGTACATACTGCCCTGTGACGTCACACCGCTTGTATTACACGACAGAG gaaGTCGAGTGGAGGCTGCAGTACCAGCTTTTATGTCTCCTAAATGGGGTGGTGTTGTATTACTGAACCCCTCCTGTGAGGAATGCTCCAAGGGTCAGTACGTGGTGCCCGTGAACATGCTCATGGGAACTTTCATCTCACAACTCAGGAAACTACTCGGTATCACTGATAAG GTTAATATTCCCGAGGCGTATCTGCTTCCTCTCGACTCCGTCTCACCGCGTCTTTGGGAATTGGATTCGCTCCTACGTCTGCGTACCCTGGAACAGGTCACTAGCGCACAGAGGAGCTTGAAGTCTCTAGCCAAACTTCTGG GCGAGATCCCGAATATCGTGATAACGGATAAGGTGGGAAGCTACATCCAGTCAGCTGTTCAACACGCACATGAAGCTCGCGTGTACTGCGAACGTGGGTCCCTGGTGGAGGCGCACGAGCACGCGCGCTCCGCCAACGCCGCCGCTGAGACCGCCTTCACGGAACCCAGCCTGCTGGCACTGTTATACTTCCCCGACGATCAGAA ataCGCGATCTACATACCATTGTTCCTACCCATCATGTTTCCCGTGATACTGTCGTTGAAAAATCTTATTCTGTGGTTTAAGGGGAAACCGGTTGTTAAGGAGAAGACtgattaa
- the LOC116777989 gene encoding uncharacterized protein LOC116777989 translates to MSNKMLTTITQREKYELINSEVRSFYEYCKEAGITDEEMDIICRPLTNAVRKASIKRWTRVFLVLVMIIAIGYTVSQTDTFQWHATALARMTLIKILPIWDWTPLYYNKCLIERSQPSTLDDDLVTPADCITCEAIKNIVRVSDTSYNEVFNHHLLRGAPVIVTDSYLDWSSPELNLTSLISDDTRLRYSVPCRILTNIRIGKQPMDLEEVLSRIINSDIPSWFVHFQNCDIRAVKSFRILAPRPYFLSPHIPPSHFNWLLLSNNYDTYRFKYLELDIGLIIMSQLKGKTYIQLRPRVPCEEVCFSLNVELNEGETLVLSNSLWEMEYLPGKGYNVAMITETDWLET, encoded by the exons ATGAGTAATAAAATGCTAACTACAATTACTCAACGTGAAAAATACGAGTTAATTAACTCAGAAGTGCGTTCCTTTTATGAGTATTGTAAAGAAGCAGGAATAACTGATGAGGAAATGGATATCATCTGTCGCCCATTAACGAATGCTGTACGTAAGGCATCGATCAAGCGATGGACAAGAGTGTTTCTTGTCCTAGTAATGATCATAGCCATTGGATATACTGTGAGCCAAACAGACACCTTCCAATGGCACGCCACAGCATTAGCAAGAATgacattgataaaaatactCCCCATTTGGGACTGGACACCCCTCTACTATAATAAATGCCTAATAGAAAGATCTCAGCCCTCAACTCTCGATGATGACCTCGTCACTCCTGCTGATTGTATTACTTGTGAAGctataa AAAACATCGTTCGAGTATCCGACACCAGCTACAACGAAGTCTTCAACCATCATCTTTTGCGAGGTGCTCCAGTCATCGTCACCGATTCTTACTTAGACTGGTCGTCGCCAGAGCTGAACCTCACAAGCCTTATCAGTGACGACACACGTCTCCGGTACTCAGTTCCCTGTAGAATTCTCACCAATATCCGGATTGGCAAGCAACCAATGGACTTAGAGGAAGTACTATCTAGGATCATCAACTCTGATATACCAAGCTGGTTTGTTCATTTCCAGAATTGCGATATCAGAGCTGTAAAATCATTTAGAATATTAGCTCCTCGTCCATACTTCTTATCACCTCACATCCCACCATCACATTTCAATTGGCTTTTGctatcaaataattatgatactTATAGATTCAAGTACCTAGAACTGGATATTGGACTGATAATTATGTCTCAATTGAAGGGCAAAACCTATATACAATTACGGCCAAGAGTCCCTTGTGAAGAGGTCTGTTTTTCACTTAATGTGGAACTGAATGAGGGGGAAACTTTGGTTTTGAGTAACTCTCTGTGGGAAATGGAATATCTGCCGGGCAAGGGGTATAATGTAGCAATGATCACTGAGACGGATTGGCTTGAAacataa
- the LOC116777104 gene encoding GPI transamidase component PIG-S isoform X2, which produces MQGEANRMWASASFVGVLIIIGLPLWWKTTEVYRVALPYDEINAFDTDSHFITTELVVLANDEKTAAKMAEDIAKAFEQSDIIKLKIRHQKLSDSLRQTLDMVADEQEALEEVAAAVDVTRHNTFHVVQRRHLFQNVWIGGERVAFFRDLKASETLIRALSSWVLQPLLLEGARSLTADDARRVRLPSEQHLDLLMTVVHPRPQNMKVVFDAPAVLEDYVGSFVDELSYLHNVTLKSQWLHLTEFDFQAKQVLSPSGPQWWVSVDRLPLLLTQLDGRGLGTIRLAAYILPCDVTPLVLHDRGSRVEAAVPAFMSPKWGGVVLLNPSCEECSKGQYVVPVNMLMGTFISQLRKLLGITDKVNIPEAYLLPLDSVSPRLWELDSLLRLRTLEQVTSAQRSLKSLAKLLGEIPNIVITDKVGSYIQSAVQHAHEARVYCERGSLVEAHEHARSANAAAETAFTEPSLLALLYFPDDQKYAIYIPLFLPIMFPVILSLKNLILWFKGKPVVKEKTD; this is translated from the exons ATGCAAGGAG agGCTAATCGTATGTGGGCCAGCGCGTCGTTTGTTGGTGTCCTGATCATTATAGGCTTGCCATTATGGTGGAAGACCACTGAAGTGTACAG GGTGGCTCTTCCCTACGATGAGATTAACGCTTTCGATACTGATTCCCACTTCATCACAACCGAGCTGGTGGTGCTGGCCAACGATGAGAAGACCGCTGCTAAGATGGCCGAGGATATTGCGAAGGCTTTCGAGCAGTCAG atataataaaactaaagatCAGGCACCAGAAGTTATCGGACAGTCTTCGTCAGACCCTGGACATGGTTGCGGATGAACAGGAGGCTCTGGAGGAGGTCGCAGCGGCGGTTGACGTCACGAGACACAATACCTTCCACGTGGTACAAAGAAGACACCTATTCCAGAATGTGTGGATTGGAGGAGAAAGGGTGGCATTCTTCAGAGACTTAAAAG CATCGGAAACATTAATCCGGGCGCTGTCATCGTGGGTGCTGCAACCGTTATTGCTGGAGGGCGCTCGTTCGTTAACTGCCGATGACGCACGACGCGTGCGGCTCCCTAGCGAGCAACACCTGGACCTGCTGATGACCGTGGTGCACCCGCGACCTCAAAACATGAAGGTTGTGTTCGACGCGCCAGCTGTACTAGAAG ATTACGTCGGTTCATTTGTTGACGAGTTGTCATATTTACACAATGTCACCCTCAAGTCACAATGGCTGCACCTCACGGAGTTCGACTTCCAGGCGAAACag GTGTTGAGTCCTTCGGGTCCTCAGTGGTGGGTCAGCGTGGACCGGCTGCCGCTGCTCCTTACCCAGCTGGACGGACGAGGGCTAGGAACTATTCGTCTTGCGGCGTACATACTGCCCTGTGACGTCACACCGCTTGTATTACACGACAGAG gaaGTCGAGTGGAGGCTGCAGTACCAGCTTTTATGTCTCCTAAATGGGGTGGTGTTGTATTACTGAACCCCTCCTGTGAGGAATGCTCCAAGGGTCAGTACGTGGTGCCCGTGAACATGCTCATGGGAACTTTCATCTCACAACTCAGGAAACTACTCGGTATCACTGATAAG GTTAATATTCCCGAGGCGTATCTGCTTCCTCTCGACTCCGTCTCACCGCGTCTTTGGGAATTGGATTCGCTCCTACGTCTGCGTACCCTGGAACAGGTCACTAGCGCACAGAGGAGCTTGAAGTCTCTAGCCAAACTTCTGG GCGAGATCCCGAATATCGTGATAACGGATAAGGTGGGAAGCTACATCCAGTCAGCTGTTCAACACGCACATGAAGCTCGCGTGTACTGCGAACGTGGGTCCCTGGTGGAGGCGCACGAGCACGCGCGCTCCGCCAACGCCGCCGCTGAGACCGCCTTCACGGAACCCAGCCTGCTGGCACTGTTATACTTCCCCGACGATCAGAA ataCGCGATCTACATACCATTGTTCCTACCCATCATGTTTCCCGTGATACTGTCGTTGAAAAATCTTATTCTGTGGTTTAAGGGGAAACCGGTTGTTAAGGAGAAGACtgattaa